From Candidatus Alcyoniella australis, one genomic window encodes:
- a CDS encoding SRPBCC family protein: MAQRAEMSIEIDVPPKKVYEVISDFAAYPDFLSDVASTSIISQDKDEWEVEFGVKIIKQISYTLRLWGTPGKSLDWKLVKGFMKKNDGGWALESLDKGKRTKATYFVDVEFGLMVPKKIVNTVMQANFPTMLKAFKKRCEEG, encoded by the coding sequence ATGGCGCAACGGGCCGAAATGTCGATCGAGATCGACGTACCGCCGAAGAAGGTCTACGAGGTAATTTCCGACTTCGCGGCTTACCCCGATTTCCTCAGCGACGTGGCCAGTACGTCGATCATCAGCCAGGACAAGGACGAGTGGGAGGTCGAGTTCGGCGTCAAGATCATCAAGCAGATCAGCTACACGCTGCGCCTGTGGGGCACGCCGGGCAAGAGCCTGGACTGGAAACTGGTCAAGGGCTTCATGAAGAAGAACGACGGCGGCTGGGCCCTGGAGTCGCTGGACAAGGGCAAGCGCACCAAGGCGACCTACTTCGTGGACGTTGAGTTCGGCTTGATGGTGCCCAAGAAGATCGTCAACACCGTGATGCAGGCCAACTTCCCCACGATGCTCAAGGCGTTCAAGAAACGCTGCGAAGAGGGCTAA